The following coding sequences are from one Synergistaceae bacterium window:
- the groL gene encoding chaperonin GroEL (60 kDa chaperone family; promotes refolding of misfolded polypeptides especially under stressful conditions; forms two stacked rings of heptamers to form a barrel-shaped 14mer; ends can be capped by GroES; misfolded proteins enter the barrel where they are refolded when GroES binds), producing MAKILAFSEDARRAMLRGIDKVADTVGVTLGPKGRNVVLEKKFGSPTITNDGVTIAKEIELEDPFENAGAQLLKEVASKTNDIAGDGTTTATIFSRAIIREGMKNVAAGANGMQMRSGIEKAIDFVVEELKKKSIPVKEKEKIAQVAAISANDAGVGALISEAMAKVGEEGVITVEDSQTVGTTLEMVEGLQFDKGYISPYMVTDGERMETSFDDAYILIHDGKISNIKDLLPVLEKVVQTGKPLVIIAEDVEGEALATLVVNKLRGVMQVVAVKAPGFGDRRKAMLADIAIVTGGQVISEEVGLKFENTELSMLGKAKKVRITKEDTTITQGAGNPDEIRKRASQIKKEIEDSTSDYDKEKLQERLAKLVGGVAVIQVGSATETEQKELKHRIEDALNATRAAVEEGIVAGGGVAPINCSGALEGFVAKLEGDVKTGAQIVLKALKAPLF from the coding sequence ATGGCTAAAATTCTTGCTTTCAGTGAGGACGCCCGCCGCGCTATGCTTCGCGGGATCGATAAAGTCGCGGACACGGTGGGTGTGACGTTAGGACCCAAGGGTCGCAACGTTGTGCTTGAAAAGAAATTCGGTTCCCCCACCATCACCAATGACGGCGTTACCATCGCCAAGGAAATCGAGCTGGAAGATCCCTTTGAGAACGCGGGAGCCCAGTTGTTGAAAGAAGTCGCCTCCAAGACTAACGACATCGCCGGAGACGGCACCACCACCGCTACCATTTTCTCTCGGGCCATTATTCGTGAGGGTATGAAGAACGTGGCCGCAGGCGCCAACGGAATGCAGATGCGGTCTGGCATTGAAAAGGCCATCGACTTCGTCGTGGAAGAGCTGAAAAAGAAATCCATTCCCGTCAAAGAAAAAGAAAAAATTGCTCAGGTCGCCGCTATCTCCGCCAACGACGCCGGCGTGGGGGCGTTGATCTCCGAGGCCATGGCGAAGGTGGGCGAAGAGGGCGTCATCACCGTGGAGGACAGCCAGACCGTAGGTACCACCCTGGAGATGGTCGAGGGATTGCAGTTCGACAAGGGTTACATCAGCCCCTACATGGTCACCGATGGCGAGCGCATGGAGACCAGTTTCGACGATGCCTACATCCTCATCCACGACGGCAAGATCAGCAATATTAAAGACCTGCTGCCCGTTTTAGAAAAGGTTGTCCAGACTGGCAAGCCCCTGGTGATCATCGCCGAAGACGTGGAGGGCGAGGCCCTGGCCACATTGGTGGTCAACAAACTGCGCGGCGTCATGCAGGTAGTGGCCGTCAAAGCGCCTGGGTTCGGCGACCGTCGTAAGGCTATGCTGGCCGACATCGCCATCGTTACCGGCGGTCAGGTCATCAGCGAGGAAGTGGGCCTGAAGTTCGAGAATACCGAGCTTTCCATGCTGGGCAAGGCCAAGAAGGTCCGCATCACCAAAGAGGACACGACCATCACTCAGGGCGCGGGCAATCCTGATGAGATCCGTAAACGCGCTTCTCAGATCAAGAAAGAAATCGAAGACTCCACCTCCGACTACGACAAAGAGAAGCTCCAGGAGCGTTTGGCGAAACTGGTGGGCGGCGTGGCTGTGATCCAGGTGGGTTCTGCAACGGAGACCGAGCAGAAAGAGCTGAAGCACCGCATTGAGGACGCGCTGAACGCGACCCGGGCGGCCGTCGAGGAAGGTATCGTAGCCGGCGGCGGCGTCGCTCCGATCAACTGCTCCGGCGCTCTGGAGGGATTTGTCGCCAAGCTGGAGGGCGACGTCAAGACGGGGGCGCAGATCGTTTTGAAGGCATTGAAGGCACCTCTCTTCC
- the groES gene encoding co-chaperone GroES yields the protein MNLKPLGDRIVVKVLSREEKTKGGIVLPDTAKEKPTEGEVMAIGSGKVLDNGQKLPIEVKVGDRIIFSKYAGTEVKIDSEEYVIFSERDVLAIIEK from the coding sequence ATGAATCTCAAACCGCTTGGAGACAGAATTGTAGTCAAAGTTCTCAGCCGTGAGGAAAAGACAAAGGGCGGCATCGTTCTACCCGATACGGCTAAAGAAAAGCCTACCGAGGGCGAGGTTATGGCCATCGGTTCAGGTAAGGTGCTGGACAATGGTCAGAAGTTGCCTATTGAGGTAAAGGTCGGCGACCGAATTATCTTCAGCAAGTACGCGGGTACTGAGGTCAAGATCGACAGCGAGGAGTACGTCATCTTCAGCGAGCGGGACGTGCTCGCTATCATCGAGAAGTAA
- a CDS encoding AAA family ATPase, with protein sequence MDLRKAKNDIEREMEALRSKIEILEASHSGFVVVQAQRDGARSASVEGSNPQAEVSKGEKKEKNMKVVSIINYKGGVGKTTITSNIATYAASKGKRVLMIDLDPQTNLTLSFMTNEKWIESYAEEKTLRNFFCPILNGTGPTTPLSSLVIPLKIEDVDLSLISSHLELISVDTDLAMCLGGGNEQILKYNFLTVHNYLRNAIRTLEGDYDMVLIDCPPSFNTVVKNALTASDFYLVPAKMDYLSTLGIEQLHRNSNLYVEKHNQFVEEVGKPFTNIFPKTLGVVPTMLSLYGRSPIASNQLYLGQVAQRGYHLFPGLRENTNIYAPAPNDGIPVYLTHSASSALPGIIAEIADLSEEFIAKAGL encoded by the coding sequence GTGGACCTTCGGAAAGCTAAAAACGACATCGAACGCGAAATGGAAGCGCTTCGCTCCAAAATCGAGATTTTGGAGGCGTCCCATTCCGGTTTTGTAGTTGTTCAAGCTCAACGGGATGGAGCCCGTTCGGCGAGTGTTGAAGGCTCGAATCCCCAAGCCGAGGTTTCAAAAGGAGAGAAGAAAGAGAAGAATATGAAAGTCGTGTCTATCATCAACTATAAGGGCGGCGTGGGAAAGACCACGATTACCTCCAACATCGCGACATATGCCGCCTCCAAGGGAAAACGGGTACTCATGATTGATCTAGACCCCCAGACGAACCTGACGCTTTCGTTCATGACAAACGAAAAGTGGATCGAGAGTTATGCCGAGGAAAAGACCCTCAGAAATTTCTTCTGTCCTATCCTCAACGGTACGGGACCGACGACGCCTTTGAGTTCTTTGGTCATTCCTCTGAAGATCGAGGACGTCGACCTGAGTCTCATCAGTTCCCATCTGGAACTTATTAGCGTCGATACAGACCTGGCGATGTGTCTGGGAGGAGGAAACGAGCAAATTCTCAAGTATAATTTCCTGACCGTGCATAACTACCTCCGAAACGCCATCAGAACGCTGGAAGGAGATTACGACATGGTTTTGATCGACTGTCCTCCAAGCTTCAATACCGTCGTCAAGAACGCGCTTACCGCAAGCGACTTTTACCTTGTTCCCGCCAAGATGGATTACCTTTCAACCTTGGGCATAGAGCAGCTCCATCGGAACTCCAATCTTTACGTTGAAAAGCACAATCAATTCGTGGAGGAGGTGGGAAAGCCTTTCACGAACATTTTCCCCAAGACCCTCGGTGTCGTTCCCACCATGCTGTCGTTGTACGGCAGATCCCCCATCGCTTCAAATCAACTCTACCTAGGCCAAGTGGCGCAGAGGGGATACCACCTTTTCCCAGGTTTGAGGGAAAACACCAATATCTACGCGCCGGCCCCCAACGATGGTATTCCCGTATACCTCACTCACAGCGCCAGCAGCGCTTTGCCCGGCATTATCGCGGAAATAGCGGATCTCTCCGAGGAATTTATCGCGAAGGCGGGTCTATAA
- a CDS encoding histidine phosphatase family protein: MSEKNFGDAFHDRNIVRNIVLMRHGRTDWNDAHRFQGRTDIPLNDKGLAQAEKTADRLAKWPVDAVYTSPMIRACQTAQPIANRHGRKPIVLNDLVEVDFGPWENQSFENIRCQYPDLMRKWMKDPFFRAPEGAETWESIRIRAERAIEVVLREEGKRVVVVSHGGIMRALFSVLLGLDPHVVWNIKASNCALNGIEVRKDQTLLAFSNDELHLKEELTDITLPVW; encoded by the coding sequence TTGTCAGAGAAGAATTTCGGCGACGCTTTTCATGATAGGAATATCGTTAGGAATATCGTGTTGATGCGCCACGGGCGAACGGACTGGAACGACGCTCACAGATTTCAGGGGCGTACCGACATACCTCTCAACGACAAGGGCCTAGCTCAAGCGGAAAAAACAGCGGACCGCCTGGCCAAGTGGCCGGTGGACGCAGTGTACACCAGCCCTATGATTCGGGCCTGTCAAACGGCTCAGCCTATCGCTAACCGCCACGGGCGGAAGCCTATTGTCCTCAATGACTTGGTGGAGGTGGACTTCGGCCCTTGGGAAAATCAGAGTTTTGAAAACATCCGATGTCAATATCCCGATCTCATGAGAAAATGGATGAAAGATCCTTTTTTCCGCGCGCCAGAGGGGGCCGAAACCTGGGAGTCCATCCGGATCCGGGCCGAACGAGCGATAGAGGTCGTTTTACGTGAGGAAGGAAAACGCGTTGTCGTCGTATCCCACGGTGGCATTATGAGGGCGTTGTTTTCGGTGTTATTGGGCCTGGACCCCCACGTCGTGTGGAACATCAAAGCGTCCAACTGCGCTTTGAACGGCATTGAGGTGCGAAAAGATCAGACTCTTCTGGCTTTTTCCAACGACGAACTTCACCTAAAGGAAGAGCTGACGGATATCACCCTACCTGTATGGTAA
- a CDS encoding sigma-70 family RNA polymerase sigma factor, with translation MEREREKALWSLCREGSPEAREELIIAYRPLVFWLAGKFKVYPALRQDVVQEGMLALISAVDRFAPERDLRFTTYAYHRIRGQMINLLDRSERRAPIPVDDDQLFVEQPELPDEEWVDVAESIDHLEGKEALVVSALFFEGKHPSEVADEQKIDVSHVYRLRRNAVTKIRAWLGLAASQTP, from the coding sequence ATGGAGCGGGAAAGGGAAAAAGCGCTTTGGTCGCTCTGCCGGGAGGGTAGCCCGGAGGCCAGAGAAGAGCTCATCATCGCTTATCGCCCTCTGGTTTTCTGGTTGGCGGGTAAATTCAAAGTCTACCCTGCTCTGCGGCAGGATGTGGTTCAGGAAGGAATGCTGGCCTTGATCTCCGCGGTGGACCGTTTCGCTCCAGAGCGAGACCTGCGTTTTACTACTTATGCCTATCACCGGATCCGAGGGCAGATGATCAATCTGCTGGACCGATCGGAGCGCCGTGCCCCTATTCCTGTGGACGACGATCAATTGTTTGTCGAGCAGCCTGAGCTACCGGATGAAGAATGGGTGGACGTAGCCGAGAGCATCGACCACCTAGAGGGAAAAGAAGCCCTAGTGGTTTCCGCTCTCTTTTTCGAGGGCAAGCATCCTTCGGAAGTGGCTGACGAACAGAAAATCGACGTTTCCCATGTGTACCGTTTAAGGCGAAACGCCGTGACAAAGATCCGGGCGTGGCTCGGACTTGCCGCTTCCCAAACGCCATAA
- a CDS encoding BamA/TamA family outer membrane protein — MTRRWGGWRFAVLCFVLLTSHGVAWAADSQVVSVGVRGNEQVTLEYILGVVETKAGDPLDRDRLQRDIEAIYNQGFFSFVDVDLSASLEGVTVVYSVMENPVVEEIIFTGNTVYKSEDLMKEVFTQKGAVFNRVFFRNDLDRIQEKYHKDGYVMARVADVNIQGGFIEVQIVEPRVGDIIIQGNRKTKTYVIRRQIKMQKGDLFNVIQFRHQLGNLQGLGYFEDVNVGFDSPDNQIDVLDMILTVREKKTAAIGFNIGYGTETGVSGGISFTENNLNGLGHQLNIGFEEGDEASYWATYASPYMDKRTYGWRVGITYRDFIDQYYFHNEEKQFEYDETNFGISAGLGKKFGREEEWSWFFSLNWRDVTYDNIHRGITNYYDDLTMWDGVNFSGELLFTLDKRDPYLPYSKGIVWETTLEQAAEVLGGDYNYLKYWTQARYYMPLNRYVDGIIDTEGMWGEENPILLAARVRIGSSTVDDLPAFARYTLGGMNTLRGYHSRTFEGSNVILGNFELRVPVQKNFELVGFYDVGNAADSMDWSEYYDNYGLGLRVKTPLGQIRLDYAVGGDENRTYFGFGQMF; from the coding sequence GTGACGAGACGTTGGGGAGGATGGCGTTTTGCTGTCCTGTGTTTTGTCTTGTTGACGAGCCACGGCGTCGCGTGGGCGGCCGATTCGCAGGTGGTTTCCGTCGGGGTGAGAGGAAACGAACAAGTGACGTTGGAGTACATTTTAGGCGTGGTGGAGACGAAAGCGGGCGACCCCCTGGACAGGGATAGATTGCAGAGAGATATCGAGGCCATCTACAATCAAGGTTTTTTTTCTTTTGTGGATGTGGACCTGAGCGCAAGCTTGGAAGGAGTGACGGTGGTCTACTCCGTTATGGAAAATCCCGTGGTGGAGGAGATTATTTTTACCGGAAACACCGTCTACAAAAGTGAGGACCTGATGAAGGAGGTTTTCACCCAGAAGGGCGCTGTTTTCAATCGGGTGTTTTTCCGAAACGACCTTGATCGTATTCAAGAAAAATACCACAAAGACGGCTACGTGATGGCGCGCGTGGCGGACGTCAACATTCAGGGCGGCTTCATCGAGGTCCAGATTGTGGAACCTCGGGTGGGCGATATTATCATTCAGGGCAATAGAAAAACGAAAACCTACGTCATTCGTCGGCAGATCAAGATGCAAAAAGGAGATCTCTTCAACGTGATCCAGTTCAGGCATCAGTTAGGGAACCTCCAGGGACTGGGGTACTTCGAGGATGTCAACGTGGGTTTCGACTCTCCCGATAACCAGATTGATGTCTTAGACATGATCCTCACGGTCAGGGAAAAGAAGACTGCTGCTATCGGATTCAACATAGGTTATGGGACGGAGACTGGAGTCAGTGGAGGTATTTCCTTCACCGAAAACAACTTGAACGGACTGGGGCACCAGCTCAACATCGGTTTCGAAGAGGGAGACGAGGCCAGTTATTGGGCCACCTACGCGAGTCCTTATATGGATAAGCGCACCTATGGCTGGCGAGTGGGCATCACCTACCGTGATTTCATCGATCAGTATTACTTTCACAACGAGGAAAAACAATTCGAATACGACGAGACCAACTTTGGGATTTCCGCGGGATTAGGCAAGAAGTTCGGTCGTGAGGAAGAGTGGTCCTGGTTTTTCTCTCTCAACTGGCGGGATGTAACCTACGATAACATCCATAGAGGCATCACGAATTACTACGACGATTTGACTATGTGGGACGGCGTGAATTTCTCCGGCGAGTTGCTGTTCACGCTGGATAAACGCGACCCCTACCTGCCCTATTCCAAGGGCATCGTCTGGGAAACGACTTTGGAACAGGCGGCGGAGGTGCTCGGAGGCGACTATAATTATCTGAAGTACTGGACTCAGGCCCGTTACTACATGCCTCTCAATCGATACGTGGATGGTATTATCGACACGGAGGGCATGTGGGGAGAGGAGAATCCGATCCTTTTGGCGGCCCGTGTGCGGATCGGCTCGTCCACGGTAGACGATCTTCCCGCCTTTGCTCGTTACACCTTGGGGGGCATGAACACCCTTCGTGGTTATCACAGCCGAACCTTCGAGGGTAGCAACGTTATCTTAGGGAACTTCGAGCTCCGGGTGCCCGTGCAAAAAAACTTCGAGCTTGTGGGTTTCTACGACGTGGGGAACGCGGCGGATAGCATGGATTGGAGCGAATACTACGACAACTACGGCCTTGGCCTGCGGGTGAAAACCCCCTTGGGACAGATTCGCCTGGACTACGCTGTGGGTGGCGATGAAAACAGAACCTATTTCGGCTTCGGCCAGATGTTCTGA
- the lpxD gene encoding UDP-3-O-(3-hydroxymyristoyl)glucosamine N-acyltransferase has translation MKRNFETTLSKLGEALGLEVVGDGSRVIRGVASPEEGDPHTLCVVWDAKSLGIIRSHGGEDVPLLAKPEFLVGLKGWLGLSSQNPRKNLPALLKFFIPSEPAPRGIHPFAEVSPKATVSEDAWVGPFCVVEPGASVAAEVQLQANVYVGRESRVGSGTVLEPHVTLMAGTQVGKNCLIHAGCVLGCDGFGFIPSPEGILKIPQVGNVTVGDEVEIGACATIDRGTIGDTVIGDGTKIDNHVQIGHNVRIGKNCVICAMSGIGGSSVVEDGVTISAQAGVSDHVRVGKGAILAGRAGATSGIQPGMVVSGFPARPHSEAKRAQVLTMRLPELYERLRRLERAVWGNHRDDIGEQNKREKSEK, from the coding sequence ATGAAGCGGAATTTTGAGACGACCCTTTCAAAACTGGGCGAGGCGTTGGGCCTAGAGGTGGTTGGAGATGGGAGCCGCGTCATTCGAGGCGTTGCGTCTCCCGAAGAAGGAGATCCTCATACTCTGTGCGTAGTCTGGGACGCAAAAAGCCTGGGCATCATTCGAAGTCACGGTGGCGAGGACGTTCCCCTGCTGGCAAAACCGGAGTTTTTGGTAGGTTTAAAGGGATGGTTGGGTCTCTCCTCCCAGAATCCGCGGAAAAATTTGCCCGCCTTGTTGAAGTTTTTTATTCCTTCCGAGCCGGCGCCAAGGGGCATTCACCCCTTCGCCGAGGTCTCCCCCAAGGCCACAGTGTCCGAAGACGCTTGGGTGGGTCCCTTTTGCGTGGTGGAGCCCGGCGCCTCCGTGGCGGCGGAGGTCCAGCTCCAAGCCAACGTCTACGTGGGACGGGAGAGCCGCGTGGGATCTGGAACCGTGTTGGAGCCCCACGTGACGTTGATGGCCGGAACTCAGGTGGGGAAAAACTGCCTGATTCACGCGGGTTGCGTCCTGGGGTGTGACGGGTTCGGCTTCATCCCCTCCCCGGAGGGCATCCTCAAGATTCCCCAGGTGGGCAACGTGACCGTGGGTGATGAGGTGGAAATAGGGGCCTGCGCTACCATAGATCGGGGTACTATTGGGGATACTGTTATAGGTGACGGAACCAAGATCGACAACCACGTTCAGATCGGACACAACGTCAGGATCGGAAAAAACTGTGTTATCTGTGCCATGAGCGGCATCGGAGGCAGTTCCGTTGTGGAAGACGGGGTCACGATCTCTGCTCAGGCTGGAGTTTCCGACCATGTCCGTGTCGGGAAAGGGGCGATCTTGGCAGGCAGAGCGGGCGCTACCAGCGGCATTCAGCCGGGTATGGTTGTTTCGGGTTTCCCCGCACGTCCCCACAGCGAAGCGAAACGAGCCCAGGTTTTGACGATGCGTTTGCCTGAACTTTACGAGCGTCTTCGGCGGCTGGAACGCGCGGTTTGGGGAAATCATCGGGACGACATAGGAGAGCAAAATAAAAGGGAGAAAAGCGAAAAATGA
- a CDS encoding UDP-3-O-acyl-N-acetylglucosamine deacetylase yields MKYRRLTQPLFRQGRGLHSGREYALTIEPFDGALSLEIEGQRSSLSQLALSGTGRGSDLIFPDGKRVRTCEHVLSALAGLGVWRAKLIVTGPGPDLEMPGLDGCALDLAREILEKSVSVQPAQEPLPFRLSCPIQVGGPIRDAPSSFVIALPSPSFHVTYVIDYDAAPIGTQIFDYFDPSEDSETWNYYLREIAPARTFALRKDIDALRAAGLALGGSLNNAILVDEGGVETVGGLRFRDEFARHKVLDLLGDLANLGRPVAAHVVAVRSGHAQHLQMVERLRAVAR; encoded by the coding sequence ATGAAGTATCGCCGACTAACGCAACCTCTTTTTCGCCAAGGTAGAGGGCTGCACTCGGGACGAGAGTACGCTCTCACCATTGAGCCTTTCGATGGAGCCTTGTCTCTGGAAATAGAAGGTCAACGGTCTTCTTTATCTCAGTTGGCTCTTTCGGGAACTGGGCGGGGGTCCGATTTGATCTTTCCAGACGGAAAACGAGTGCGTACTTGTGAACATGTTTTGTCGGCTTTAGCTGGCCTGGGGGTATGGCGAGCAAAGCTGATCGTGACGGGACCGGGACCCGATTTGGAGATGCCGGGACTTGACGGCTGTGCCCTAGACCTGGCAAGGGAAATTCTGGAAAAGTCCGTTTCTGTCCAGCCTGCCCAAGAACCCCTCCCCTTTCGCCTGTCCTGCCCCATCCAGGTCGGCGGTCCTATCCGGGACGCACCCTCTAGTTTCGTGATCGCGCTGCCGTCGCCGTCCTTTCACGTCACTTACGTAATCGACTACGACGCCGCTCCGATCGGGACCCAGATTTTTGATTACTTTGATCCCTCGGAGGACTCCGAGACTTGGAACTATTACCTGAGGGAGATAGCTCCGGCCCGCACCTTCGCGTTGAGGAAGGACATAGACGCGTTGCGCGCCGCGGGCTTGGCCTTAGGCGGGTCTCTGAACAACGCAATTCTGGTGGACGAAGGAGGCGTAGAGACGGTGGGGGGGCTGCGTTTTCGGGACGAATTCGCGCGTCACAAAGTCTTGGATCTTCTGGGAGACCTGGCCAATTTGGGCCGGCCAGTGGCGGCTCACGTGGTAGCTGTTCGTTCCGGGCACGCGCAACATCTGCAAATGGTAGAAAGGCTTCGCGCTGTGGCGCGATAA
- the fabZ gene encoding 3-hydroxyacyl-ACP dehydratase FabZ, with protein sequence MDIMTIMRMLRHRYPFLMVDRILEYSENHVVGYKNVTINEPFFQGHFPGEPVMPGVLILEAMGQVASILVAVRMGDSQRGTIAFLTGVDRAKFRKPVRPGDKLVTRAELTKVRGIVGKAKVTGYVDDVVVAEAELSFMLGSTLKKNGAPGEEEKGE encoded by the coding sequence ATGGATATTATGACAATTATGAGAATGTTGCGCCACCGCTATCCTTTCTTGATGGTGGATCGCATTCTGGAGTACAGTGAAAATCACGTTGTGGGTTACAAAAACGTTACGATCAACGAACCCTTCTTTCAGGGGCATTTTCCCGGAGAACCGGTGATGCCAGGTGTCCTGATCCTCGAAGCAATGGGGCAGGTGGCGTCGATACTGGTCGCCGTGCGCATGGGAGATTCTCAGAGGGGAACGATCGCTTTTCTTACCGGCGTTGACAGGGCGAAGTTCCGTAAGCCGGTGCGTCCCGGTGACAAGCTCGTCACACGGGCGGAACTAACGAAAGTGCGCGGTATCGTGGGCAAGGCCAAGGTCACGGGCTACGTGGACGATGTGGTGGTGGCGGAAGCGGAGTTGAGCTTCATGCTCGGCTCTACCCTCAAGAAGAACGGCGCGCCGGGGGAGGAGGAAAAAGGGGAATGA
- the lpxA gene encoding acyl-ACP--UDP-N-acetylglucosamine O-acyltransferase — translation MSVTIHPTAIVSPSAELGDGVRVGPYCVVEGKVVIGANTILGAFVSVHDQVSIGTNCRIHEYVALGGDPQDHGYKGEESWVRIGNDNIIRENVTINRATGEGCETLVGDGCFIMDGVHLAHNVRLGSHVTIANKVGISGHVTVGDYTVFGGMAGVHQFVRIGSYCMIGGLYRVTKDVPHFTLASGEPLRLMGLNSVGLKRARFSPETLEEIRTFYRELYSKRRTFTQSLQDALEKKASYGPEIQRILEFYEGSRRGITFWGGRNRKNRYGPLSCS, via the coding sequence ATGAGCGTCACGATTCATCCGACCGCTATCGTTTCCCCTTCAGCGGAACTGGGCGATGGGGTTCGCGTTGGACCTTACTGTGTCGTGGAAGGGAAGGTCGTCATCGGGGCAAACACGATTTTGGGAGCTTTTGTCAGCGTACACGACCAAGTTTCTATCGGGACAAACTGCCGTATTCACGAATACGTCGCTCTAGGGGGCGACCCTCAAGACCACGGATACAAGGGAGAGGAATCCTGGGTTCGTATCGGGAACGACAACATCATCCGCGAGAACGTCACCATCAACCGAGCTACGGGCGAGGGTTGCGAAACGCTGGTGGGAGATGGGTGTTTTATTATGGACGGCGTGCACCTGGCCCACAACGTGCGGTTGGGGAGTCATGTGACCATCGCCAATAAAGTGGGAATCTCCGGCCACGTCACTGTAGGCGATTACACCGTGTTCGGAGGAATGGCCGGAGTGCACCAATTCGTCCGCATCGGGAGTTACTGCATGATCGGTGGGCTGTACCGGGTCACGAAAGACGTCCCCCATTTCACACTGGCTTCGGGGGAGCCCTTGCGCCTGATGGGACTGAACTCCGTAGGGCTGAAACGGGCCCGCTTTTCGCCCGAAACCCTGGAGGAAATCCGGACTTTCTACCGAGAGCTTTACAGCAAGAGGCGAACCTTCACCCAGTCTCTGCAAGACGCTCTGGAGAAAAAAGCCTCTTATGGCCCTGAAATTCAGCGTATTCTGGAGTTTTACGAGGGTTCTAGGCGAGGGATCACCTTCTGGGGCGGCCGTAACCGTAAAAACCGGTATGGCCCGCTATCGTGTTCTTGA